A region from the Azospirillum thermophilum genome encodes:
- a CDS encoding DUF29 domain-containing protein: protein MDGRIGYDDDFYAWTQEQARLLREAASERSNSPIDHENLAEEIEGMGRSDARALNSALMRVIEHLLKLDHSPAAAPRAGWRSSVINHRIEALEQLETSPSLRNRIELERAYRNALRLAADGLARDGIAPHALPAECPYTLGQLLDHDWWPAGRQDQP from the coding sequence ATGGACGGTCGGATCGGCTACGACGACGACTTCTATGCCTGGACGCAGGAGCAGGCGCGGCTTCTGCGCGAGGCGGCGTCCGAGCGGTCCAACTCGCCCATCGACCATGAGAACCTGGCCGAGGAGATCGAGGGCATGGGGCGGTCCGACGCACGGGCGCTCAACAGCGCGCTGATGCGCGTGATCGAACACCTCCTGAAGCTCGACCACTCTCCGGCCGCCGCGCCGCGCGCCGGCTGGCGAAGCTCGGTCATCAACCACCGGATCGAGGCGCTGGAGCAACTGGAGACCAGCCCCAGCCTGCGCAACCGCATCGAACTCGAGCGCGCCTACCGCAACGCCCTGCGCCTTGCCGCGGACGGGCTGGCCCGGGACGGCATCGCGCCGCACGCCCTGCCGGCCGAATGCCCCTACACGCTCGGCCAGCTCCTCGACCACGACTGGTGGCCCGCCGGCCGCCAGGACCAGCCCTGA
- the metF gene encoding methylenetetrahydrofolate reductase → MTSAASSAAPAVSFEFFPPKTEKMEQSLWQAIERLAPLRPAFVSVTYGAGGSTRERTHATVCRIQKETGIPAAAHFTCVGATREEIDSIARTYWEAGIRHLVALRGDPPESAGGIGGRYEPHPGGYAYAADLVAGMREVADFEISVAAYPETHPEAPSAQFDLDNLKRKVDAGATRAITQFFFDNDAYFRFLDRCAAAGIHVPIVPGILPITNFARAVEFAGKCNASVPQKLADTFDGLDSDPETRHLVAATVAAEQCQALQAQGVNDFHFYTLNRADLTVAICRMLGVKAKAAAPSPAPAA, encoded by the coding sequence ATGACGTCCGCCGCCTCTTCCGCCGCCCCGGCGGTCAGCTTCGAGTTCTTCCCGCCGAAGACCGAGAAGATGGAGCAGAGCCTGTGGCAGGCGATCGAGCGGCTCGCCCCGCTGCGGCCGGCCTTCGTCTCGGTGACCTACGGTGCCGGCGGCTCGACCCGCGAGCGGACCCACGCGACCGTCTGCCGCATCCAGAAGGAGACGGGCATCCCCGCCGCCGCCCACTTCACCTGCGTCGGCGCAACGCGCGAGGAGATCGACTCGATCGCCCGCACCTATTGGGAGGCCGGCATCCGCCATCTCGTCGCCCTGCGCGGCGACCCGCCCGAATCGGCGGGCGGCATCGGCGGCCGCTACGAGCCCCATCCCGGCGGCTATGCCTACGCCGCCGATCTCGTCGCCGGCATGCGGGAGGTCGCGGATTTCGAGATCTCGGTGGCCGCCTACCCGGAAACCCATCCGGAGGCGCCGAGCGCCCAGTTCGACCTCGACAACCTGAAGCGCAAGGTGGACGCCGGCGCGACCCGCGCCATCACCCAGTTCTTCTTCGACAACGACGCCTATTTCCGTTTCCTCGACCGCTGTGCCGCGGCCGGCATCCATGTCCCGATCGTCCCCGGCATCCTGCCGATCACCAACTTCGCCCGCGCGGTGGAGTTCGCCGGCAAGTGCAACGCCTCGGTCCCGCAGAAGCTGGCCGACACCTTCGATGGGCTCGATTCCGACCCGGAGACCCGCCATCTCGTCGCCGCGACCGTCGCGGCGGAGCAGTGCCAGGCGCTCCAGGCCCAGGGGGTGAACGACTTCCACTTCTACACCCTGAACCGGGCCGACCTGACGGTCGCCATCTGCCGCATGCTCGGCGTGAAGGCGAAGGCCGCCGCCCCCTCGCCGGCTCCGGCGGCCTGA